In Methanophagales archaeon, the following are encoded in one genomic region:
- a CDS encoding phosphatidylserine decarboxylase, with protein MSEEMVSPASGRILRVIEGEERTISIFMHLHNLHVTAAPLDGIVKRITPEMGTYKPAFMRISDFNTRNTIELDTRYGAIKVVQIAGFFTRRIKCEVEEGQAISKGERMGKICFGSRVDVSVPDGFELCVGSGARVRCGKTVIAVLS; from the coding sequence ATGAGTGAGGAGATGGTATCGCCCGCGAGCGGTCGGATATTGAGAGTTATAGAAGGAGAAGAGAGAACGATCTCCATATTCATGCATCTTCATAATCTCCATGTCACCGCTGCGCCACTGGATGGCATAGTAAAACGGATAACACCAGAGATGGGCACTTATAAGCCCGCATTCATGCGAATCAGCGATTTCAATACGAGGAATACAATTGAGCTGGATACGAGGTATGGTGCTATAAAGGTGGTTCAGATAGCGGGTTTCTTCACGCGCAGGATAAAGTGTGAGGTGGAAGAAGGGCAGGCGATAAGCAAGGGAGAGCGAATGGGAAAGATATGCTTCGGCTCTCGTGTTGATGTGAGCGTACCAGATGGATTTGAGCTATGTGTGGGGAGTGGTGCACGGGTGAGATGCGGTAAGACTGTTATAGCGGTATTATCATAA